The sequence below is a genomic window from Corynebacterium afermentans subsp. afermentans.
GGAGTAGCGGTGGTGCAGCTCTAGGTGCGCTGACATTTCACGGTGCATTTCACGCGCCAATGTGCTGCACATCATCCGTGCTGTTTCGTTGTGCGGTTCAGTGGCACATTGACTGCCTCTTCTGCTGCACAATTCACTGCGCTGCGTAATGTCTGCGACATTTCATTAACACGTTGATTGCACTGTGTATTGGGCAGCCATTTCATCGACACGTTTACTGCGCAATCAAATGCCCTGTCACTTTAATGACATGTGAATTGGGCAGTGAAGTGGTTTGTCATCCTATTGACACCTTTACTGCGCAACAGGATGACAACGACATTCTGCAGGTCTGTGTGCTGGCATGTTTGCTGTGCAGCACATGCGCCGTCGTACACACCGACGCGCTGCGCACTATCTCCGCCACTTAACAGGCCAATCCGCTGCACACTGTAGTGACACTTGGCCCTGCTTAGCCGAGATTTCTTGGATTTTCGCTGAATCTCAGCGGTTTTCGTACCGCCGATGACCGACGACGCCGACGGCACCCTGTTAGGCCCGCAGAAGGCCATACAGGGCAGGGGAGAGCAGCGCTACAACTCCATACCGCCATCACGATCACGCTGCTGTTGCTCCCGCTGGTGGCGGCGCTTCTCGATGCGCTCGCGTGCACGCTGCTGCGCCCCGCCCTTCTTGCCTGAGGTCTGCGACTGCCTGAACAGCGTGTAACGCTCAAGCAACTCTGGGCTGCGATGCAGTTCTTGCACCAGGAACTTCTTATCCAAGTGCTCCAACTGTTGTCCTGACTTCACCGCTTCTTCGATGATGATGGCGGCTTCATCTTCGGCGTCCGTGTGCGCGTTGCGGCGGATCTGATCAGCCTCATCGCGGGCATCCTTGCGCGTTACTGCAGCGTCGCGTGTGGCCTCGTCGCGGATGCTCGTGGCCTCATCTCGTGCTTCGCTGCGGATTGTTTCGGCGTCGCGCTCAGCCTGCTTACGGGCCTCGTCGGCTTCACGTGTGATCGACTCCGCTTCGCTGCGAGCTGCGGCTGTAATCTCGCCCGCCTTGGCCCGTGCAGTCTCTTCGGCTCGTTCGAGCAGCTCGTCTGCTTGCGCTTCGGCAAGGCCCATGGTCTGTTCGGCGTCCTGCTCGGCTTTCTCGCGTGATTCACGAAGTGCGCGCTCAGCAACAGCGCGGGCCTGTTCTTCGGCGTGCTGCAGCACACTTTGCGCTTTCTCGTTGGCTTCTTGGGCCTGCTTGAGTTCTTTTGCTGCCTGCTCGCGATCACACTCGATCGCGTTCATGTCGCGCTGTACCGAACGGTGCTTGAGTTCCACTTCGTTCTCTCGGTTCGCGAGATCACGCTCCCGATTTTGCTGCTCGGTGTAGCGGTCGAGGTTCAGCGACTCGTCGTGTCGTTCAGAGACTTCCAGCTCGACCGGATAACCCAACGAGTGCATGTGTTCACGAAGCCCTCGCTGTGCATCGATGAACTTCTGTTGGCCCGATATCTGCTTGCCCTTCTTCGGGCCGTCTTTGTACCGCACGGAGGTGTCAGTGTTGTACGCGATGCCGGGGCGGCAACGTAGCGTACCGGGCTTGTCCGGGTGACGGGAGAGGGTGTCGGCCTGGAACTGGATGTGTGGCGTTGATTCGTCAAAGTTCATGTCCCCGCCGGCGACTGCGTCGATACCGCCGGGAATGAAGTTCTCGGCGAGCCAACGCATTGACTCTTCGGGGTACTTCTTTGCTTCTTCGTAGTCGCGGGCGACATAGCGCGGACGTTTCACTTCGCGCCCGTCCACCTCACTGGTGTAGTAGTCGGGGATCTCCTTGCACATCGACTTCGGCAGATCCACGACGAACAGCGACGTCTCGAAACTGTTCTTCTGCACGCGCACTCCGTCCATCCGAAGCGTGTGAAGCCGCCACAGGGCCGTACAGGCGTGGCCTCAGGGCAGCCTTATCGAGTCGCGGCGCTACACATTTGCATCAACAGCTGCCGCTGGATCTGCTGCGAGCGGGCGCTCGCGAAACACACGTCGCTGGCGGTGCTCATCACATGCGCTGTCGCGCATATGGCCGCCGCGAGCGTGATGCGTCTGCACCGATACTGTGCTTGTGGCACGGGCCGATATGAAGTGTGTTACTCAGCCCGTGTCGTTGGCCCCGCAGCAGCATCAACACCGCCTGGCGGCGGATGGCTCGCTGCGGGATTTGGAACACCCTGCAATGACCGCCTGACGGCGGTATCGCTGTGCAGGGTGTGGCTGTGCGCACCACGTAGGCGATGTCGGTCTTGCCGTGCGGTTAGACACCTTGCGCTCGCAGGCTCGCTGCAGGTGTCTCGATGACGCGGGAACACGCCGCAAGCGGCGTTTCCACCCGTCATCGGCCCTTACTTTAAGACCGACATACAACGGCTGACGCCGCATGTGGTGCGCACAGCGTGGCGACCTGCAGATTTTGCGTAGGCACCATGTGCGCTTCGCGCATCAACGGGCCGTTTCGGGTAAGGGTCGAAGACCACGTTACAACCCGAAACACGCAGGTCGCAGCCCCCTTCTGTGTCAAAACCCCTATATGTTTGTCGTTATAGGGGTAGAAGGGGGAAAAGGGCATAAGGGGGTGCGACGCCTCCGCTGCGCTCCGGCGCTCGGCATAGCCGAGGCACTGCACCGGGTATTACTGCTCGCAGGCGCTCGCATAACCCGGTGCCCGGCGCTGGCGCGCCGCCCCTTATAGCCCCAGACTCAGACCTCGCTCGCTCGGTCTGGCTGGGTCTACCTTTCCCTCCGCTGCGCTCCGGTCAAGGTGCCCAATAGTGCAGCTGGCGCTGCACCTTGTGTGATGACCCATGCTCTGCATTACGACACTGCCGACAATCCGATATATCTCGTTGATATACATTCGGATATACCAGCATCGATGTGTCGTGTTTGGGTCATCACGAAACGCTCCATCACGGCAAGCCTGCCGAGATGGATATTGGCGTATCTCACGGCGCGTCCATGATGCGGCGTCCGCCGCATATTACTTGCCGTCGCGGTTGCATCTTCAGCAGCACAGCTGCTGAAATCTGCTCTGTCCACGCTGCTGTCTTTGCTGCACCCACGGCCCCGTCTTCGGCATATTTCAAGTCCACACAAGACTATGCCGGCCAGAACCGCGCATAACAGCAGCGCGACATACCGCCAGCCATGTGGCGGATGATCCAGGCGACGGGGCAGACGTGTATATGCCCCGTCGCCGATACCGGCGCAAGCATCGTGACAGTGTCACGTGTAGCGGTGCCGCAGCCACCCGCACACACGCGAAAACCCCGCCCTTGCGAGCGGGGTGTGTGGCGACATCAAACGTGACGGCTGTACGTCGTCACGCCGCGTGGCCGTACACACATGAGGTGATTGCGTGTACGGCTAAAGGGTTAGTCGGGTACAACTTCTAGATGCCGCTTCGGCTTACTGCCCTCGGTGCTCTCAGGCGTGTCGCCGTCACCGTTCTCAGGTGTATCGCTGTCCCCTTCGGTGCTGGCGGACTTGTCACCGTCCCCTTCGGTGCTGGCGGACTTGTCACCGTCGAGATTTACCTCGAACTCTTCGGCATACTTGCGCAACTGCGCAAGGCGCTCCTTTGTCGCTTTGTGTGCACGGCGCGCCTCGTTCACGGTATCTTTTGCTTGCTGCTCATCGCGCAGCGCTGCTGCGTAATCGTCTCTGAAAGACATGGTTTGTTCTCCTTGGTTGAATGAACTGTTTATTTGGACTCGGGGCACGACGGTGGAGCGCGCGTGTGTAGTAGCACGGCCATCACCCATCAGCCCTCGCACTCAGTTCAAGACCCAGCCTGACTAGCTGAGCTAAGCGGCGGGATCTCGTCGTAGGCGGGTTTGTCCGCATTAGTGCTTCACACCGCCCAGCACCGTGACGAGCTGCTGGCGCTGCTCATCTGTCAGTTGGGGCGCTGCATTCACGACGGCATCGACGAAGCCGTCGAATAGCTGCGGGGCAGGGCGGCGTGCGGCCGCGAGGTAGGCGTCGAGATCGTCTTGGCGAATCCGATAGGCGGTGCCGAAACGGTGGAATGAAAGACGGCCCTCTTTAATAGCTTTTCGCAACGTGGACTCGGAGCCGACGCCGAGATCGGCGAGTTCCTGCAGCGTGTAAAAGCGTGGCGCGACGGCGGTAGTCGTGTCCTTTTCGGACATAGAAAAACGCTCCTGGGCAGATTGATCTGTCCCGGAGCGGGGTGCTTTACCGGCTTGCTATTCAGGCGGCTTGGAGTGCCGTGCTCAACTCGCTAGAACGGTGGTCTGCCGTCCCATCGCTTTACGGGAGCGCTTACTCCCTACCTGACCGCTTTTGTGGTTGGCAATGCCGTTGCCGACCGGTCTATCTCGTCGGAGGAACCGCGCCTATCACGGTCGAGAGGCTGTCTCTTTATGAATTATCCTCGGGGTTATCCCCCGTATGCGGCTGGCTAAACCAAAAACGAATTAAAACGCCACATACGGTCTGGGGGCCATCGTACGGAACTTATGCGTCGCGCACAATAGCCTGCGACCTAATCTTTACGAATCGAACCGAGCACGTTTCTACACGCCACGTGGCACGGCTGGGGTGTTGTGGTGGGGCAGCTGTTGTGTGGCGGCATGGTGACACGCAAGGGGCGCGCCTTTTTGTGACCTGTGACACGTCTATAGTGTGCTCGTTTCGTAGTTTTGACCTCGTTTCGTAATTTGCCGATCAAAATACGAAAAAATTACGAAACGCTCTACCTGCGGTTTCGTAGAACTACGAAAATCGGAAAACCAAATTACGAAACACGCGATAACGCTGTGACCTGCACAGACACGTCACATTTCGGGGATGTTTCGTAATTTTGCGGCATTTCGACCCAAACCTTTTAAGGGAGAGACACAGACACACATTACGGGCACATGTCTACGACATAGACCGTCCTCATTGAGGGCACGCTGCAGGGGTTGTAGCTATGTGACACGGCCGGGATGCTGCGTCACGGTGACACGCAAGGGGCGCGCCTTTTTGTGACCTGTGACACGTCTGTAGCGCGCTCGTTTCGTAGTTTTGACCTCGTTTCGTAATTTGCCGATCAAAATACGAAAAAATTACGAAACGCTCTACCTGCGGTTTCGTGATTTCCGCAAACGAAAAGAACAAAACTACGAAACACGCGATAACGCTGTGACCTGCATAGACACGTCACATTTCGGCGGTGTTTCGTAATTTTGCGGTATTTCGACCCAAACCTTTTAAGAGAGAGACACAGACACGCATTGCAGGCACATGTCTACGACACAGAGCGTCCTCGTTGAGGGCACGCTGCAGGGGTTGCAGCTATGTGACACGGCCGGGATACTGCCACGCTGCAACACGTCCGTGGCGCGCCGTTGTGTGACACGCAACACAGGTGTTGTGTGTTCGTTTCGTAGTTTTGACCTCGTTTCGTAATTTGCCGATCAAAATACGAAAAAATTACGAAACGCTCTACCTGCGGTTTCGTGATTTCCGCAAACGAAAAGAACAAAACTACGAAACACGCGATAACGCTGTGACCTGCATAGACACGTCACATTTCGGCGGTGTTTCGTAATTTTGCGGTATTTCGACCCAAACCTTTTAAGAGAGAGACACAGACACGCATTGCAGGCACATGTCTACGACACAGAGCGTCCTCGTTGAGGGCACGCTGCAGGGGTTGCAGCTATGTGACACGGGACACAATCGCAATCAAGGTGTCTCTTCTTATTTAGATTTTCTTCAAAAAGTGGAAAAATTACGAAACGAAAACCATTTACGCTGCTCAACGTATGTTTTTGTGTTTCGTAGTTTTGTTCTTTTCGTTTACGAGATTACGAAATGACCCGCAAATACCTACCGTGACCTGCGGTGATGTGTTTCGTATTTTTCTGCGTAATTTCACGTCGCCCGAAGCAGACACCCTGCCGTGTGCTTGCTGCAGGGCTGCGGCCGTCCCTCCATGTGGAGCGTCAGTGTCGATGCTGTAACTTAAACGTACATACATTTGTGGCGCTCTCGTTACGTGTCTGTGCATTGCCGAGCTCTTTACTGTTGTGTGTGGGCGCGCAGCCGTAGTGTCCGTGCCACTCCGAGTAGGGCGCGTCGTACCCCAAACCCATGTTCAATTAAATTCCAATCCAGAGAGGTCTTGCACTGTTGCGGTGCGGTTGTCTTCTTTCTCACCGTATTGGACCCTGCGAAATTAATTGGATACGATAGGCCCATGTCGATTTCAGGTTCCGTTTTCATGCGGCCGCTCACCAGCCGCTAAGGCGGTTTTCTCCCTCCCGCAGGTTAGAAACCGCTCCGGTCCTTTAGCCGGGCGGCCATTTGCCATGCCCGGCTCCGTTTCAACTCCACGGAGCACACCTGATGTCTACATACGGATACGGCCGTCACGAACATGGCCAAAATTTTCTCACAGACCACAAGATCATCAACTCCATCGTCGATCTTGTAAAACAAACCTCCGGCCCCATCATTGAGATCGGGCCAGGAAGCGGTGCCCTCACTCACCCGATATCCCACTTGGGGAGGGCAATAACGGCAGTTGAGGTAGACGCAAAACTAGCTGCCAAACTCACAAAAAAGACCGCCTCGGCGTCGGTCGAAGTGGTCCATGATGATTTCCTCAACTTCCCGTTACCCGCCACTCCCTGCGTCATTGTGGGAAACATTCCCTTTCACCTCACCACTGCCATTCTTCGAAAGTTGTTGCATGCGCCGGCATGGACTGCCGCTGTACTCCTCATGCAGTGGGAAGTCGCTCGCCGCCGGGCCGGGGTAGGTGCAAGCACGATGATGACAGCTCAGTGGTCCCCATGGTTCACGTTTCACCTTGGTTCCCGAGTACCAAGGTCTGCTTTCCGGCCACAGCCAAACGTTGACGGGGGGATCTTAGTGATCCGCCGGGTGGGTGACCCGAAGATCCCGATAGAGCAACGCAAAGCCTTTCAGGCGATGGTGCACACCGTTTTCACCGCCCGGGGACGCGGGATAGGGGAAATTCTCCGAAGGGCAGGGTTGTTTTCATCACGTTCAGAGACACAATCATGGTTGCGCTCGCGAGGAATCGACCCCGCAACCCTACCTCCCAGATTGCACACCAGCGACTGGATCGATCTCTTCCAGGTGACTGGTTCCTCTTCACCGCGCCATCGGCCCATTTCACAATCGGGAAGTAGTCAACGCCCTCCTCAACGGAAAAATCGAGGCCGGCGGCGGTAATCCCCCCACCACCAAAACCGAAATCCACCAGTAGTAGTGAACGACCCATGTTCGTCTACCGTGAGCCGCGTTATGGCAGTGACGTGTTCTCGTCGGGCACAGTCATAGTTCCCGGCGTTGCCAGCGACAGGGTTCTACACCCAGCAGCGGGACCGATCAAAATCACCCGCACGGGGAACGACCCTGCTGGTGGTTTCGATTTTGATGAAAGCGAGGAGACATAGCCCCTCGCCAACTCCCCGTAGCTGGCGAACAGTAGCTCCTGGCGCTGGCGCTCGTTGGTGAGTTTGCGTGCCACATCGAAAGCCTTATCGACTTCCCGGTCCAAGTTGTTGTGAGCCTTGAGCAGAATTGGGTCCATCGATAACGGGTTGTAGTGCTCCGCGAGTGACCGCTGGGGGTGCCGCTCGCGTGCCCGCAGCACCAACTGTCCAGCGTCGATGATTCGCTGCTGCGCCTTCTCATCTAGTTCACACAGAGCTGGTCCGCAGTTGTAGCTCCCGATGTACTCCGAAAAACGGAAAAAATAAATAGTGGGGA
It includes:
- a CDS encoding helix-turn-helix domain-containing protein, which gives rise to MSEKDTTTAVAPRFYTLQELADLGVGSESTLRKAIKEGRLSFHRFGTAYRIRQDDLDAYLAAARRPAPQLFDGFVDAVVNAAPQLTDEQRQQLVTVLGGVKH
- a CDS encoding type IIL restriction-modification enzyme MmeI, whose product is MASATPASRAISPTSSPATSRATEVAFTSFGVQRPATTTSKSRWRIHPLTTPCIPTIYFFRFSEYIGSYNCGPALCELDEKAQQRIIDAGQLVLRARERHPQRSLAEHYNPLSMDPILLKAHNNLDREVDKAFDVARKLTNERQRQELLFASYGELARGYVSSLSSKSKPPAGSFPVRVILIGPAAGCRTLSLATPGTMTVPDENTSLP
- the erm gene encoding 23S ribosomal RNA methyltransferase Erm — protein: MSTYGYGRHEHGQNFLTDHKIINSIVDLVKQTSGPIIEIGPGSGALTHPISHLGRAITAVEVDAKLAAKLTKKTASASVEVVHDDFLNFPLPATPCVIVGNIPFHLTTAILRKLLHAPAWTAAVLLMQWEVARRRAGVGASTMMTAQWSPWFTFHLGSRVPRSAFRPQPNVDGGILVIRRVGDPKIPIEQRKAFQAMVHTVFTARGRGIGEILRRAGLFSSRSETQSWLRSRGIDPATLPPRLHTSDWIDLFQVTGSSSPRHRPISQSGSSQRPPQRKNRGRRR